CTGATGTTGGAGAAAAGTCAACTCTATTTTATTTTGACTATTAAGTTGGGCATTATGACAGGTGcggcccacaccttcttcctcctcatctctctCTCTGAAATTTTAGCAAACACACGACGGCGAGCACTGTTGCGGCCTCCCTCTCTCCATTGCGCGGGATGGGCATTGCGTCAAGCTCCAACCCCTAGCGGCTCGCCGGCGAACTGCAGTTCCACACCGCCGGCGACCTTCAAGAGCAATGCGCGCGTGGTGGGGGCCCTTCCCCTCTGCTCGCCGATGCAGGTGGGGTAGGAGAGGTTGAGCGGGATATGTAGCTTGTTGGCGCACATATCCCGCTCGTGATGGTCGACGGGGGAGGTCGAAGTTGACCCCTGTGCCGCGGGGGAGGCGGATCCAGCCATCGTGGAGGCGGATCCGGTCTGGGGAAGGGAGGCAGAGGAGCGGCGCCCGCGCCCGGTGGGCGGTGGCGGCGATGGGAGGTACACGCGGGGCGGCGCGAGGACGAAGGCGCAGGAGCTGGGGAGGTTGCTCGTCGGGCGGTGCGCGGCGGCGCCTGGGAAGAGGTCGCGGGGCAGGTGAGAAGAAGGCGGCtctgggagagagaggggggaaggagaAAGAAGATGGATGTGTGGAGTAGTTGACTTCTCTGCCACATCAACCATGACAGgcaggcccacctgtcataaactccTTTAAATCATCTAAACTTGTCATTATCTGAAAATGGTAGTTTTTAGTCATAAAATTAAATTTTTTTAGTAGTTTTCAGTCACTTTTTAAAAAGTGATAGTTCAGTGGGACACAAACCCCTAAAGTGATAGTTTTTTTTTCAATCACTCGGATAAACACCCTAGCAAAGCCCTCAACTTTAGGCAACTAGGGCGTTGATATTTTGTGCAAAAAAGTTTGAGTAGCTGCACATTTCAAATTAAAATTGTGTACAACTTAATTAATCGAGATAGAAATAATTATTTCTCCTCCGAATGAAAGGAAGAACAAAAGCACCTTTTGTTGTTACTGTTTCCTACTTTGCGGTGTTGACCACATGTCCACACTCCTCGTGGCAACTCATGGTCAAGTACCATCCCTTTTCCACTCCGGGTCGGAACGATCTGCAAGTGCGATCTGGAGGTTTGTTTCCATGTGCTTGGATTGTTCCCCTTGTTAATCTGTGTGCCAAATGGGGGCTGCGCAGCAGCTAGAGATCATAAAATAAAAGAAGACAGCAGATCAGAAGCTACGAGGCTAGGGTTGGGCATGCAGTGCTGCTGCTGCATGCCAAGCCATTGTTTACTCCATGTATATGTACTCCTCATGCAAGTAGCTGTGCGTGGCTGCTTTGGCATAAACATCTAAACATTGCAAACTGCAAAGGTTTCCAGACCCTTTTTCCTTTCAAAATATACTACTGCTGCTACAATAAAATACTGGTTGATATATGTGTATGTGTGTAGAGAGAAAGAGGGAGGGAGCTCGACTTGGTGCAGGCAGCAGCTTTCAATTCAGAGAGAAAGAAGCATGCAGCAGCCTCACTGATTAAAGCCAGTGTGGGTGTGGTAGTAGGACTGGGAGCTAGCTGGAGCATTAGGAGGAGGCTGGCAGGCCGGCATGCTTGCTTGCTTACTTTGACAACTCGAACGACATGATATGTGGTACATGTATGTATGTGTACGCATCGAGAAGCTCACACGCACCACCAGTCATTTGGTTGGCCTGGGCGTACACATGCATGCAATGCATGCAGGGTTTTGTGGGCTAGCTAGCAGCTACAGGCCTTTAGCTAGTTATATACAGATATAGGTTAGGGGCAGGTGCGCATGCACACCGTGGCCACAGCGTAGGCCACTCGATCCTTGGAGATGGATGGAGCTGGAGAACTCACACGTGAAAATAGTTTAGGCCTCCCTTGGTTCATAGCATAAGAattcataggaataggaaaatcataggaagtgaaatgagatgcatctcaattcctataaaaAGATGTCATGTGATGTATGTCATAGAAATTTTTTCATTAAGTCTACgctatttatttttcttttgaaaTGTGAAAGATTGATTTCTATCCAACATAGGAATAGAAAATtctttcctacaaaccaaagggctccaaAGAATTTTTCTCCATTGAAAATCCCATCcaaattcctacaaaccaaagaggCCTAAACTGATGATTTGAAACGATGACCTAAAAATGATGATTTTAAGTGCACTTCTAAGCAACGTTTAAATTTTTTCGGATGTCACCGATTTTTTTTCAAGATCCTTTCGGAATTTAATCTGTCAAAATTCAATTAATTTTAAATGTATCTTGACATAATTTAAATTCATTTCAAATTAGTTTTGAATTTGACTTCAAATTTTGTTTTTTCCATTATTTCTGTAATCACCAAAAAGAAATTCTGAATCGTACTTCCAAGTTGTTCCATATTATCCTGTAGGATTCATGAAGGCGTCATATCTTGATCCTATATTTTCATATTCCCACCTTTAAAAAAAATCATGGTTCCATTGAGGCCCTCAAGACTAGTTTGATGTTATGCCACTTCTTGAGTTCGACGGAGTGTTATACGCCCTTGACTCAAAAGATTGCGTCCCAAAAATAATTTTAAGTGAGCTATCTTATTCATCCACTACAGACATGTGTGGGAGAAGTTCATATCTTTGACATAAAATCATCGAATCTCAAAGTATAAAGTTACACATAGATTAATTCAAATTATTTGAGCCACGAGAACTCACTAGAATAGAAAATTGTACTCAATATATCTAATTCCAAAATCTTTAGTACATATGTATAATATAGATAGATAGACTTTGAAAATTAAGAAACCAGCATAGCATGCCAAATACGTAGTTAAACAAATTACTAAATATAAAGTTCCCACTCCAGTTCAATTTAATTTTAGATATTTGAATAATAACACACTTTGGAAGAGAAAAGGATAAAAATTGCTTAAATTTTTGTTGTTTTGTTTAACTGGCAATATGGACTATCAAACAATTAAAACCAGTGTGGTAGTAGTTCTTTATATTCCGAAACTAACTTCCCAGAACTGTAATGGAAAATTGCTCATAATAAGCACAGTACCTCATCATTAAAACTATTGTTGACACTAGGACAAACTGGAGTAAATAAACTCATGTAATATTTAAATTTCAAATCCTTTACCATGCAAGTAAATTAAGATAAAAAAGTAAAGATTAAAAAACAAAAGCATCCTTCCAATTATgaaatttaaatgaattacaactGGAATTTACTATTTCTATTTAACCACATTAATACACTAATAAGTATAGCCTTAGCCACCTTGATCTTGTCTTGAGAAAAATAAATAACAGAAGAACTGGTGAGAAAAAAATGATTGGTTAGGTTAAGTATTGCCGTTTCTGATTTTCTGACAATTTATGGCCAAGCAATTATTTTTGCTAATAACTTATTTTTTCTAGATATTTTAAGCCAGTTTCCTCTAACTATCATGAAAAATATACAACGACAAATGTTTTCAATAGCCTGCAAAAATGTTAGAAAGCTGAAGTTCTGGGTATTGACATGGTCTCCAAAATACTCGCAAAAAATAGACATGGTCTCCAAAAAACAAGATAACCCACAATTTGTTTATAATACTCGTGCATAAACCAAATAAACTTACGATATTATGAAAGCATGTCTTGAGATAAATCAATGTCTATGCATCGCAAAACAATATGCAGCTCTGCCCCTGAGGGAAAAAAAACACTGCACGGCATTGTTGACCTTTTGATGGTGATGATTTCAGAAATGATAACGCCGATGGAGTACCTGCATACCAGAAATTAATGTGCTGCTACGGCACGCCGGCAGGAAAGCTAGCTGTTCCATCAAAAAACGGTAGTAGTCAATGTGCATGGCACTGCCCATAATCTTTTTCGAGAACACGTATAGTACGGGACTGTCCATAATCCAAGGGTACTTCAGTGTAGCAAACACTATAGTTTTTTGAACCGGCCAGCTCATAATTTTGCCATCTTTACATTGGTTGACTTGCAGAGCCCATGTCAAATCACGTTTAATGTAACATTGACATGCCAGGTTCTGAGCTCAAGTTGACTGTCTTGTGCAACTTGATTTGCCGTCTCCAGGTAGAGCAATTAAATGAAGTGGCTAGCGAGTGCAAAATGATCTATCCTAATTTTTTTTATTCAAACTGATTATAGGTTTAGTCGTTGACAATGGAGTATTATTATGTTTAGAAAATCAATGAACGTAGTAACAGTATTGAATCTTTAGTTTCACATAAATATGCTCACAGAACTATATAGTGTCTCCcgcaaaaaaaaactatatagtGCTCCAAAACATGCTACTATTTTATAGTACTCAATTTCGTGTAACCTGTTTTAATTCAGCCTTCATGAATaattgtttttctaaaaaaataatgATTCCCAAATTCCTAAAACATTTTAGAGTAGAATAAAAAACATCAATTGGGGCAAGTCCATAAAACCAAAATGAGCACACAAATCAAAAACCGACATTAATAGATTAGTCACAAAGCTCAAACATATGCAGTACTGCTTACCTACTAGAATTTCAAGGCAAATCAAACTTCTGAGACAGTTCCCTCTATTTGAGAGATATCCAAAAACTTAACAGCCTATCTTAAGTTCTTCAGATAATTTCTTGGCTCTTTACACTAAATAGCTTAATTAGCTGCATCGATCAACTCAGGAGGAGGCATTCATATTTCTGGTGTGGCCGCCGCACCCGAAGCTGTAGTTGTGGTCTGCCTGCACGTTCGCCGGCGCCGTCGACGGCGGCGCGGAGAGTGGAGCGCCGAAGCAGGAGGAGAAGCCGGCAGcgcggcgctgctgctgctgctgctgtatcatTGCGTCGCCGGGGGAAACGGCGTGGCCGATGACGTAGTCGCCGACGGAGGCGGGCTGCTGGCGGGGAGGAGCAGGGTACGTCGCCGGGTAGCTCATGGGGTTCAACGCGGACGGCGTCGTGCTGTAGAGGTAGTGGTACGACGGCGGTGTCTGCGGCGACACCCGCGGGTGCACCGGCCGGAACGGGTGGTGGCTCGGGTCTCCGAcgaccccgccgccgctgccggtgAAGCCTCCCCTGAATCCTCCTCCCAGCATGGCCGATGGAGCACTGCCTCCCATGTTCACATCCCTGAAACTGCAGAAGAGAAAGAAGTTCAGTGGCGGCCATGGAAAAACCCTAATCTCTTCAAGAATCGAGACGGCCGGCCATGGTAGGCACCTCATCTGTGCGCCGACGGCGGAGAGGGTGTCGTTGCCGAAGACGAGCTGCCGGGCTCGGTTGAGGGTCTCGGTCTCCCTCTCTGAGCCAAGGAAAGTAAGATTACCAACCAACTTTGCATGGAAGAGAAAGTAACATCTGGCTAGGGTTGTGATCTGGCAGATGGTACTTGCCTTGGCGATGGCGGTTCATGTGGCCTCCCAGGGCTTGGGATTTGCCGAACTTGAGGGAGCAGAACCTGCACTGGTACACCTTGCCGGCCTCATCCTTCCCTCCGATGCTCTTCTTCTTTGTCCCTGATGAAACACATTTGCAAGTACATGTTAGTGTATCTTCAA
The Triticum dicoccoides isolate Atlit2015 ecotype Zavitan chromosome 3A, WEW_v2.0, whole genome shotgun sequence genome window above contains:
- the LOC119271041 gene encoding zinc finger protein STAMENLESS 1-like isoform X1, whose translation is MSTLFFCFATHIFDLVLGTLVVWCSDSATNCLLYQSSCTSYHCMNLHELINVFNSQRRQQGSPLDLNNLPEEYGKQAVESSATTAASSAAAAPDATRTKKKSIGGKDEAGKVYQCRFCSLKFGKSQALGGHMNRHRQERETETLNRARQLVFGNDTLSAVGAQMSFRDVNMGGSAPSAMLGGGFRGGFTGSGGGVVGDPSHHPFRPVHPRVSPQTPPSYHYLYSTTPSALNPMSYPATYPAPPRQQPASVGDYVIGHAVSPGDAMIQQQQQQRRAAGFSSCFGAPLSAPPSTAPANVQADHNYSFGCGGHTRNMNASS
- the LOC119271041 gene encoding zinc finger protein STAMENLESS 1-like isoform X2, with protein sequence MRQQGSPLDLNNLPEEYGKQAVESSATTAASSAAAAPDATRTKKKSIGGKDEAGKVYQCRFCSLKFGKSQALGGHMNRHRQERETETLNRARQLVFGNDTLSAVGAQMSFRDVNMGGSAPSAMLGGGFRGGFTGSGGGVVGDPSHHPFRPVHPRVSPQTPPSYHYLYSTTPSALNPMSYPATYPAPPRQQPASVGDYVIGHAVSPGDAMIQQQQQQRRAAGFSSCFGAPLSAPPSTAPANVQADHNYSFGCGGHTRNMNASS